The Chryseolinea soli nucleotide sequence CCACTTTTTCGGAACGCAGAAAATCGGCGGGCATGGGTTGGTTATAGTTCACGCGCTGTTCCTTACCGGTGTCGTCGACCATCACAAAGGAAAAGGACACCCGGTCGGCTCCTTCGGTGATGCCGATCACGTGGCCTTCGTCATCTTTCTTGAGTTCGCCCACCACGTGGATCTCCTTTTTGTTGCCGGACGTGGACAGGCTGAGCGCCTCGTCAAAACCGACATAGGTGCTGGCGTCGTTGGAGGTGGAAACGATGATGCCGATTGCGACGGCAATGACCACCAGGATAAGAATGTGTGATTTTTTCATAAAGCGCTTCCCTTCAAAGTCGAGGCAAAATTAGCCACAAACGACTAGAAATTCAGGTAATTTTTTACCTGAAATACGGTGGCTGCCTATTTGGTTGAGTGTTTTTTTTCGGCTAGAAGATCTTCCAGCTTTTTCACTTTGCGGTCCATCAAAAAGAGGTAGGTGATAAGGCCCGCCAGCACGATGAGGATGATGGCGACCACCACATAGATCTTGCCCTCGGAGCGGAGGCCGTCGGCCATGGGCACGTCGGATTGCGCGTTTGCGGAAAGGCTAAGGGCCATCAAAATGAGGCCCAGGAGGCTGCTAATGAGTTTTTTCATCTTCTAAGTCGTGAATTTTATCTTCAATGGCCCGCATTCTCACCCGCAGGGAGGTTACCCAGACGCCAACCAGGATCCAGCCGATCACCGCGGGATAAAAGACCATGCGCATGCGGTTGTCGAGGTCATACATATTGAAACCCGGGTTGCCGCCGCTGCCGGGGTGGAGCGAACTGGTGAGGCGGGGGATGATGAATATGAGCGGGATCATTGCCGCAAAGGCGAAAATGTTATAGACGGCGCTGAGACGGGCTTTTTGTTCTTCATTTTCCACGGAGCCGCGCAGGATGAAATAGGCCAGATAGACCAGGAGCGCAATGGCGGCACCGTTTTGTTTTGGGTCGCCGTGCCAGAAGGAGCCCCAGGCATAGTTAGCCCACAACATGCCGGTGAGCATACCCAAAATGCCAAAAACCAGGCCTACGTTGGCGAATTCTACGGCTTTGCGATCCGTTGCCACCGCGGGATTGAGCAAGTACAGAACAGAATAGACCACGGAAACGAGAAAAAGGGCCACCATCCCAAACCACATGGGCACATGGAAATAGAGGGCCCGGATGGTCTCGTTCAGGATGTTGAGCCGTGGAACATCCATGAGCAGGCCGCCGATGTGAACGTAGAAAAGTAAAGCGACAGCAAGAATTTTTAGCCAGTTCTTCATGGAGGAGACAAACAAGGGGTGCAAACGGATTTTTCGAAAAATGAGTTGCCCGCTTCTTTTTTTAACTGCGCCAAATATACGGGAAGAGCATGTACGACAGGCCCGTGAGGATGCAATTTATTGCCAACAGGTTTAGCAATTCGTCCACGCTGACGGAGCGGTCCAGGCCGTCGAGTACGTTTTTGGTGATCTTGATGGCCATGAGGAGCAGCGCCAGGATCACGGGGAAGCTGAGCACGGCCATCAGGATGTTGCTGTTATTGGCCTTGGATGCAATGCCGGAAATGAGGCTCAGCGCTGCCGAAAATCCGAACGAAGTGAGCAAGAGCGTGAGCAGGAAAAGTCCCTGGTCCTGGATGGGGTTGCCGATGAAAAGGGAGAACAGCGCATAGCCGGCCAGCGACAAAAGCAGGCACAGCAACGTGTTGTACAGGATCTTGGAAAGAATGATGGCTTGCGGGCTGGCCACGGCATAATAATAAATGAACGAGCCTTTTTTCTCCCCGATAAAGCTCTTCGCCACGCTGTTGACCACCGAAAACAAAATGGCCAGCCAAAAGAGCGCCGACCACGTGGCTTCATTGATGGAATTCTGACGCAGACTGAAGGTGAGGTAGCAAATGAAGATGAGACTGAACAGGTAGACGCCGATACCGGAGATCACCGCTTTGCGTCGAAGCTCCAGGGTGAGTTCCTTATGGATCAGGTGCAGGATCATGCGGCGTGCCGGGCGGCTTCTTCCATGCGAAGGAGTTTGCGGACGGATTTGAAAACAAGGAATATAACCACCAGCAAAATTCCCATCGATGAGCCCGCGATCAAGGATAACGACAGCAGGGGCTTAACCGGTTTGTCAAATCTTGTAAAACCTTCCAGAAGTTGCACGCTGTTAACGAGTTCAAGATCATTTTGGTACTTGATCCTTTCGCGGGTCAGGTCAATGATCTTTGTGTTCACCACCGTGGGATCGAACATGACGCCGTTTTTTGAATTTTGGAAAAAGTCGCCGCTATAGATTTTGGCCTTCAGTCCTTCGAGGTCTTTTATTTCCTGATCGATCTTGGCAATGACGGTTTTCAAAAACTCCCGGTTCTGATTGACCCTGATCTTTACATATTCGTTGTTCTCAAAATAACTGATCAGTCCCTTTTGAAGATCCGGCAGGATGTCCTGACTAAAAACATCAACGGTGATCACGAAATACGTCCGGTCTATTTCTTTCGAGATCTCGCCTTCATTGGAATAGGGGCTCTCAATTTTAATGTATCCGAGGTTCAGGGCGGTTTGTTCGGTAACGCCGAGCTGTGAGGCCAATGCCGTTCGGTTTCCTTCCCGGATATATTGATTCAGGTTGTCGACAAGTTTTTTGCTATACGACTCCGTCATGATCTTCGAACTGACGATCATTTTGTTTTCGTAGACCTTCCGGGAAGAATAGTAGTATCCGAAACCGAGTGCAGTGCCTAAAACAAAGAATAAAAGGAGGAGCCAGAAATTACTTCTTAT carries:
- a CDS encoding cytochrome c maturation protein CcmE: MKKSHILILVVIAVAIGIIVSTSNDASTYVGFDEALSLSTSGNKKEIHVVGELKKDDEGHVIGITEGADRVSFSFVMVDDTGKEQRVNYNQPMPADFLRSEKVVVIGSYHGADFNASKILLKCPSKYQEQKINV
- a CDS encoding CcmD family protein, with translation MKKLISSLLGLILMALSLSANAQSDVPMADGLRSEGKIYVVVAIILIVLAGLITYLFLMDRKVKKLEDLLAEKKHSTK
- the ccsA gene encoding cytochrome c biogenesis protein CcsA, which gives rise to MKNWLKILAVALLFYVHIGGLLMDVPRLNILNETIRALYFHVPMWFGMVALFLVSVVYSVLYLLNPAVATDRKAVEFANVGLVFGILGMLTGMLWANYAWGSFWHGDPKQNGAAIALLVYLAYFILRGSVENEEQKARLSAVYNIFAFAAMIPLIFIIPRLTSSLHPGSGGNPGFNMYDLDNRMRMVFYPAVIGWILVGVWVTSLRVRMRAIEDKIHDLEDEKTH
- a CDS encoding heme exporter protein CcmB → MILHLIHKELTLELRRKAVISGIGVYLFSLIFICYLTFSLRQNSINEATWSALFWLAILFSVVNSVAKSFIGEKKGSFIYYYAVASPQAIILSKILYNTLLCLLLSLAGYALFSLFIGNPIQDQGLFLLTLLLTSFGFSAALSLISGIASKANNSNILMAVLSFPVILALLLMAIKITKNVLDGLDRSVSVDELLNLLAINCILTGLSYMLFPYIWRS